A window from Kovacikia minuta CCNUW1 encodes these proteins:
- the fba gene encoding class II fructose-bisphosphate aldolase (catalyzes the reversible aldol condensation of dihydroxyacetonephosphate and glyceraldehyde 3-phosphate in the Calvin cycle, glycolysis, and/or gluconeogenesis), with protein MALVPMRLLLDHAAENGYGIPAYNVNNMEQIQAIMKAAAETDSPVILQASRGARSYAGENFLRHLILAAIETYPHIPIVMHQDHGNEPATCYSAMKNGFSSVMMDGSLEADAKTPASFEYNVNTTKEVVKVAHAIGVSVEGELGCLGSLETGKGDKEDGHGFEGTLSHDQLLTDPDEAVDFVEQTQVDALAVAIGTSHGAYKFTRKPTGEILAISRIEEIHRRLPNTHLVMHGSSSVPQDLIDLINQYGGAIPETYGVPIEEIQKGIKSGVRKVNIDTDNRLAITAAVREALAANPKEFDPRHFLKPSIKYMQKVCAERYVAFGTAGNASKIKQVTLEEYAAKYTKGELAQVTKKTVAV; from the coding sequence ATGGCGCTCGTACCTATGCGGCTGCTGCTTGACCACGCGGCAGAGAATGGCTACGGCATCCCTGCATACAACGTTAATAATATGGAGCAGATTCAGGCGATCATGAAGGCTGCGGCAGAAACCGATAGCCCGGTGATCCTGCAAGCTTCGCGGGGTGCCCGCTCCTACGCTGGCGAAAACTTCCTCCGTCACCTGATTCTGGCTGCGATCGAAACCTATCCCCACATTCCCATTGTGATGCACCAGGATCATGGGAATGAGCCTGCAACCTGCTATTCCGCAATGAAGAATGGTTTTAGCAGTGTAATGATGGATGGCTCCTTAGAAGCAGATGCGAAGACTCCTGCCAGCTTTGAGTACAACGTCAACACAACGAAAGAAGTGGTGAAGGTTGCTCATGCGATCGGCGTTAGCGTTGAAGGTGAATTGGGTTGTCTTGGTTCTCTGGAAACGGGCAAGGGCGATAAGGAAGATGGTCACGGGTTTGAGGGCACACTCTCCCACGACCAACTGCTGACCGACCCCGATGAAGCGGTGGACTTTGTGGAACAAACCCAGGTTGACGCGCTGGCAGTTGCGATTGGAACCAGCCACGGTGCTTACAAATTCACCCGTAAGCCAACAGGTGAAATTCTGGCAATTAGCCGCATTGAAGAAATTCACCGTCGTTTGCCCAACACGCACCTGGTCATGCACGGGTCTTCTTCCGTACCCCAAGATTTGATTGACTTGATCAATCAATATGGTGGGGCAATTCCCGAAACCTACGGGGTACCGATCGAAGAAATCCAGAAGGGGATCAAGAGCGGTGTGCGGAAGGTCAATATTGACACGGACAATCGTCTGGCAATCACTGCTGCTGTGCGCGAAGCTTTAGCTGCGAATCCTAAGGAATTTGACCCCCGTCACTTCCTGAAGCCTTCGATTAAGTACATGCAAAAGGTTTGTGCTGAGCGTTATGTTGCTTTTGGCACGGCTGGCAATGCAAGCAAGATTAAGCAAGTCACTTTGGAAGAATATGCTGCGAAGTATACCAAAGGAGAACTGGCTCAAGTTACCAAGAAGACTGTGGCTGTCTAG
- the rimO gene encoding 30S ribosomal protein S12 methylthiotransferase RimO gives MGNKPTIAVTHLGCEKNRIDTEHMLGLLVQAGYQVDSNEELADYVIVNTCSFIQAAREESVRTLVELAEAKKKIVIAGCMAQHFQEQLLEELPEAVALVGTGDYHKIVEVVERSESGERVKEVTPEPIYIADEATPRYRTTTEGVAYLRIAEGCNYRCAFCIIPHLRGNQRSRTIESIVVEAKQLASEGVQEIILISQITTNYGLDLYGKPMLAELLRALGEVQVPWIRMHYAYPTGLTPEVIQAILETPNILPYLDLPLQHSHPEILRAMNRPWQGQVNDAIVERIKSAIPDAVLRTTFIVGFPGETDQHFEHLLQFVQRHQFDHVGVFSFSPEEGTPAYSLPNQLPQSVMDARRDALMTKQQSISQKKNQAEIGKVVDVLIEQENPETGELVGRSARFSPEVDGLVYVHGEARLGSMVPVAITHADVYDLYGRIVTAVPLAHTQLSSVP, from the coding sequence ATGGGCAACAAGCCGACCATTGCTGTCACTCACTTGGGCTGCGAGAAGAATCGAATCGACACAGAGCACATGCTGGGACTCCTGGTTCAAGCAGGTTATCAGGTTGATTCAAACGAGGAACTCGCCGATTACGTTATCGTCAATACCTGTAGTTTCATTCAGGCAGCGCGGGAGGAATCAGTCCGCACACTGGTTGAACTAGCAGAAGCGAAGAAAAAGATCGTCATTGCGGGCTGCATGGCTCAACATTTTCAGGAGCAACTGTTAGAAGAACTGCCAGAGGCGGTTGCTCTGGTTGGGACAGGGGACTACCACAAAATTGTCGAGGTGGTTGAGCGCTCAGAATCTGGAGAGCGAGTTAAGGAGGTAACTCCGGAGCCGATTTATATTGCAGACGAGGCAACGCCACGTTATCGCACTACCACGGAAGGGGTTGCCTACTTACGGATTGCCGAAGGTTGTAACTATCGTTGCGCCTTTTGCATCATTCCCCATTTACGGGGGAACCAGCGATCTCGAACGATCGAGTCCATTGTGGTAGAGGCAAAACAGCTTGCATCAGAAGGTGTTCAGGAAATCATCCTGATTTCGCAGATCACAACCAACTACGGGCTAGACCTATACGGTAAGCCAATGCTGGCAGAACTGCTGCGGGCACTGGGTGAAGTTCAGGTCCCCTGGATTCGGATGCATTACGCCTATCCAACTGGGTTAACCCCTGAGGTGATTCAGGCAATTCTGGAAACGCCCAACATTCTTCCGTATTTAGATCTACCTTTGCAACATTCTCATCCAGAGATTTTACGAGCAATGAATCGTCCCTGGCAGGGGCAGGTTAACGATGCTATTGTTGAGCGAATTAAGTCAGCGATTCCTGATGCTGTTTTGCGAACAACCTTTATCGTCGGATTTCCCGGTGAAACCGATCAGCATTTTGAACATCTTCTGCAATTTGTTCAACGCCATCAGTTTGACCATGTGGGAGTGTTCAGCTTTTCCCCTGAGGAAGGAACTCCCGCCTACAGCTTGCCGAATCAGTTGCCACAATCGGTGATGGATGCCCGCAGAGACGCCTTGATGACGAAACAACAATCAATTTCTCAGAAAAAAAATCAGGCGGAGATCGGTAAGGTTGTGGACGTTTTGATCGAGCAAGAAAATCCTGAAACAGGCGAATTGGTGGGTCGTTCCGCTCGATTCTCGCCTGAGGTGGATGGGTTGGTTTATGTTCACGGAGAAGCTCGTTTAGGTTCTATGGTGCCTGTGGCAATTACCCACGCTGATGTTTATGACCTTTATGGTCGCATTGTTACGGCGGTGCCTTTAGCCCACACCCAACTTTCTTCTGTTCCATAG
- a CDS encoding DEAD/DEAH box helicase, whose product MTLSFHSLGLSETRARHLESIGFAAPTAIQAQAIPHLLSGRDVVGQAQTGTGKTAAFSLPILERIDVRMPVVQALILTPTRELALQVCQAIRSFSDDRRLRVVTIYGGQAIEPQVSRLQRGAQIVVGTPGRVLDLLSRGDLKLNNLSWLVLDEADEMLNMGFIQDVEKILHQVPIERQTAFFSATMDPSIRKLITKFLRSPVTVAIEQPKAAPTRINQVAYMIPRGWTKARALLPILELEDPEAALIFVRTRKAAAELTSQLQAAGHSVDEYHGDLSQTQRERLLLRFRQRQVRWVVATDIAARGIHVDDLTHVINYDLPDSVENYVHRIGRTGRAGKEGTAISIIHPLDRRKLRDIENHVRQRLEIVSIPTRAQIEARQLEKLQGQIREALVGERMASFLPIVAQLAEEYEPHAIAAAALQMAYDQTRPSWMRSNQESSEEVSSMTPKPRLVKRSRNAEAPI is encoded by the coding sequence ATGACCCTTTCGTTTCATAGCCTTGGACTTTCTGAAACTCGTGCTCGTCACCTGGAATCGATTGGATTTGCTGCCCCAACTGCGATTCAGGCACAAGCCATCCCCCATCTCCTGTCTGGACGGGATGTGGTAGGTCAGGCACAGACGGGAACTGGCAAAACGGCAGCATTCTCGCTGCCCATCCTGGAACGGATTGATGTCAGGATGCCTGTTGTCCAGGCGTTAATTTTGACCCCTACGCGTGAGTTAGCGCTCCAGGTTTGTCAAGCCATTCGTAGCTTCAGTGACGATCGCCGTCTCCGCGTCGTAACAATTTACGGGGGGCAGGCAATTGAACCCCAGGTATCCCGGTTACAACGGGGTGCCCAAATCGTCGTTGGTACCCCTGGGCGGGTGCTAGACTTGCTCAGTCGGGGAGACCTGAAACTGAACAACCTCAGCTGGTTGGTGCTGGATGAAGCCGATGAAATGTTAAATATGGGCTTCATTCAGGATGTGGAGAAAATCCTCCATCAGGTGCCGATCGAGCGGCAAACGGCATTTTTCTCAGCAACGATGGACCCCTCGATTCGGAAGCTGATTACAAAGTTCTTGAGGTCGCCAGTTACAGTTGCCATTGAGCAACCGAAGGCGGCACCAACCCGGATTAATCAGGTGGCTTATATGATCCCTCGTGGTTGGACAAAAGCCCGTGCCCTGCTCCCGATTTTGGAACTGGAAGATCCTGAAGCAGCACTGATATTTGTTCGTACTCGTAAGGCTGCGGCTGAATTAACCAGTCAGCTGCAGGCGGCGGGACACAGTGTTGATGAGTATCACGGCGACTTGAGTCAAACCCAACGGGAGCGGTTATTGCTACGCTTCCGACAACGTCAGGTGCGGTGGGTTGTGGCGACAGATATTGCGGCTCGTGGCATTCATGTGGATGATCTCACCCACGTGATTAACTATGACCTGCCCGATAGTGTCGAGAACTATGTTCACCGTATTGGTCGCACAGGTCGTGCTGGTAAAGAAGGGACTGCTATTTCTATCATCCATCCTTTGGATCGGCGCAAACTGCGTGACATTGAAAATCACGTTCGTCAACGGTTAGAGATTGTTTCAATTCCGACCCGCGCTCAAATTGAAGCTCGTCAACTAGAAAAACTTCAAGGACAGATTCGAGAAGCGTTGGTCGGCGAGCGGATGGCATCTTTCTTGCCAATTGTGGCGCAATTGGCAGAGGAGTATGAACCTCATGCGATCGCAGCGGCAGCGTTGCAAATGGCTTATGATCAAACTCGTCCTTCCTGGATGCGATCGAACCAAGAATCTTCTGAGGAAGTGTCTTCAATGACTCCAAAACCCAGGCTGGTGAAGCGATCCCGGAATGCAGAGGCCCCAATTTAG
- a CDS encoding serine/threonine protein kinase, whose protein sequence is MNLTAGTTLQNGKYLLGNVLGQGGGCVTLQATQAYLNQTVVLKTLRSNLPADGNTSTLQQQFLEESRRFAQCQHPGLVRVVDLFVEAGLPFAAMDYVAGQSLANLVQARGALPEAQAIQYIRQVGSALSVVHRQGLVHQNVNPQNLIRPQAADFVVLVDFGIMRQTVLNSAESSADEDCYAAIEQFQPQEKLSPATDIYALAGTLYFLLTGKKPIAASLRHQTSLPSPCKFQPQLSSAVEAAILSGLEMNIQSRPQTIAAWFALLPHNEALPPVYEFSNQQGQVSPPVPPTVQLPQKAAVTNGTKAVSSPPQPPSTQTTRVASPPPPTVSHTPSLVPKSRFPKAIVATAIIAGGLGLGLGLVLRLGAASGIGPRIFNTQQSFPPVNNWPGSAEPTAAPLAPLPPPPAVRRDPGAPSPARSAAPPPVGASPSPTPQPSPVLTPESFPSPNPEVSATPSPTTAPLPQESVTPQLAPSPEPVTSPNPETSPVAKPKEGAL, encoded by the coding sequence ATGAACTTGACCGCTGGTACAACTCTGCAAAACGGTAAGTATCTGCTTGGTAACGTTTTAGGGCAGGGTGGAGGATGTGTGACCTTGCAAGCAACCCAGGCGTACCTTAACCAGACTGTGGTTCTCAAAACTCTTCGATCTAATCTGCCAGCAGACGGTAATACATCAACTTTGCAGCAGCAGTTTCTTGAGGAGTCTCGACGGTTTGCGCAGTGCCAGCATCCGGGGTTGGTTCGTGTTGTAGATCTGTTTGTAGAAGCAGGTCTCCCTTTTGCGGCAATGGACTATGTGGCAGGGCAGTCGCTTGCCAACCTAGTGCAAGCTCGTGGCGCACTACCTGAAGCTCAGGCAATCCAATACATTCGCCAGGTGGGATCGGCGTTAAGTGTGGTTCACCGACAGGGTTTGGTGCATCAGAATGTTAATCCTCAGAATTTGATTCGCCCCCAAGCGGCTGATTTTGTTGTATTGGTAGACTTTGGCATCATGCGCCAGACCGTGTTGAATTCAGCAGAGTCTTCAGCAGATGAGGATTGTTATGCTGCGATCGAACAGTTTCAGCCTCAGGAGAAGCTTTCACCAGCAACCGATATCTATGCGCTGGCAGGAACGCTGTATTTTCTATTAACTGGGAAAAAGCCGATCGCGGCTTCTCTGCGTCACCAAACTTCCCTTCCATCGCCCTGCAAGTTTCAGCCTCAACTTAGTTCAGCGGTAGAAGCTGCCATCTTGAGTGGGCTAGAAATGAATATTCAATCCCGTCCCCAGACGATCGCTGCATGGTTCGCTTTGCTGCCCCACAATGAAGCTTTACCCCCGGTCTACGAATTTTCTAATCAGCAAGGGCAGGTTTCTCCCCCAGTTCCTCCTACGGTCCAACTGCCTCAAAAAGCTGCCGTTACCAATGGAACCAAGGCAGTTTCCTCGCCCCCCCAACCCCCTTCAACTCAGACTACACGGGTCGCTTCTCCCCCCCCTCCGACGGTATCTCATACCCCATCCCTAGTCCCAAAAAGCCGATTTCCAAAGGCAATTGTTGCTACGGCGATAATTGCAGGTGGCCTGGGTTTGGGTTTAGGGCTGGTGTTGCGTCTGGGTGCCGCATCGGGAATTGGTCCACGAATTTTCAATACACAACAGTCTTTCCCGCCAGTCAACAATTGGCCTGGCTCTGCTGAACCCACGGCTGCTCCATTGGCACCCTTACCCCCCCCTCCCGCTGTAAGGCGAGATCCAGGGGCACCCTCTCCGGCCAGGTCTGCTGCTCCACCACCTGTCGGCGCTTCTCCTTCCCCAACTCCCCAACCCTCTCCGGTATTGACTCCGGAGTCATTTCCATCCCCTAACCCTGAGGTTTCTGCAACTCCATCTCCGACAACTGCTCCCCTCCCTCAAGAAAGTGTTACTCCTCAATTAGCTCCTTCTCCAGAACCGGTCACCTCCCCTAACCCTGAGACATCTCCGGTGGCAAAGCCAAAAGAAGGGGCATTGTAG
- a CDS encoding DUF6825 family protein yields MSNPLVHAFFIGRALSEALYEQAEGALTNTLSELGKLDAELREQLRYFTEQVIERANREEAEATKWRSANSTSFDSQPADLQATIDELRAEIAQLRSELKRYRSSRTL; encoded by the coding sequence ATGAGTAATCCTCTAGTTCATGCCTTTTTCATCGGCAGGGCGCTATCTGAGGCACTGTACGAACAGGCAGAAGGTGCCCTGACAAATACTCTGAGTGAGCTTGGCAAGCTCGATGCAGAACTGCGCGAGCAACTGCGTTATTTCACTGAACAGGTTATCGAACGGGCTAATCGGGAAGAAGCGGAAGCCACGAAGTGGCGTAGTGCAAATTCGACTTCGTTTGATTCTCAGCCAGCAGATTTGCAAGCCACTATCGACGAACTGCGAGCCGAAATTGCCCAACTTCGTTCTGAGCTTAAGCGTTATCGGAGCAGCCGTACTTTGTGA
- a CDS encoding ABC1 kinase family protein has product MSGFSRDFDSPNPSTEPVEGTDLPPEGSQAPSHVEPWDVYSNRNGQGSLSLSEQESSAELLSPLGHGETLEDDSAQNHIFSEEAVSQRYEQFLGKKERAFLSRSLSGGERGKTKSYGGKAYRWNRENYSRNRRFLDIWGFVLALLFVQWLYNKPWSYAGGMTEANRTIRRRAIAVWIRETLLDLGPTFIKVGQLFSTRADLFPTEYVEELSKLQDKVPAFSYEQARSILEQDLGKPIQELYRNFDPIPIAAASLGQVHRAQLYSGEEVVVKVQRPGLLKLFEIDLKILKGITRYFQNHPDWGRGRDWLGIYDECCRILYEEVDYLNEGRNADTFRRNFRHESWVHVPRVYWRYTSPRILTLEYLPGIKISHYEALEAAGLNRKELAQMGARAYLHQLLNDGFFHADPHPGNIAASPDGTLIFYDFGMMGRVKLVTREKLLETFFGIAQKDADRVVNSLVDLGALAPTDDMGPVRRSIQFMLDNFMDKPFENQSVSEISDDLYEIAYGQPFRFPATFTFVMRAFSTLEGVGKGLDPEFNFMEVAKPFAIQIMSNGNPSSEASSILGELSRQAAQVGNTALGLPRRIEETLDKLERGDVRVRVRAIETDRILRRLSGVNMGTNYTLLVCTFTLSATIILATGNGWWAIIPAIAAIFAAIALIRLLIRLDRSERTP; this is encoded by the coding sequence GTGTCTGGTTTTTCACGCGACTTCGACTCCCCTAATCCATCCACAGAGCCTGTTGAAGGAACTGATCTCCCCCCTGAAGGTTCGCAGGCTCCTTCCCATGTTGAACCGTGGGATGTTTACTCCAACAGAAATGGTCAGGGTAGCTTGTCTTTGTCTGAACAGGAGAGCAGCGCTGAGTTATTGTCTCCTCTAGGGCATGGGGAAACCCTGGAGGATGATAGCGCTCAGAATCACATTTTTTCAGAAGAGGCTGTGTCCCAACGTTATGAGCAGTTTTTAGGGAAGAAGGAAAGGGCGTTCTTAAGCCGATCACTTTCTGGGGGCGAGCGCGGTAAAACGAAATCCTATGGAGGCAAAGCGTATCGCTGGAACCGGGAGAACTATTCTCGTAATCGCCGCTTTCTGGATATCTGGGGGTTTGTTTTAGCCCTGTTGTTTGTTCAATGGCTGTATAACAAGCCCTGGAGTTATGCCGGAGGTATGACGGAGGCAAACCGGACCATTCGGCGGCGGGCGATTGCGGTCTGGATTCGTGAAACACTGCTCGACCTGGGACCAACTTTCATTAAGGTTGGACAGTTGTTTTCGACCCGTGCTGATTTATTTCCTACGGAATATGTCGAAGAACTTTCTAAACTCCAGGACAAGGTGCCTGCTTTCAGTTATGAGCAAGCCCGATCAATTCTGGAGCAGGATTTGGGCAAGCCAATTCAAGAACTCTACCGCAACTTTGACCCCATTCCCATCGCAGCAGCTAGCTTAGGGCAGGTTCACCGAGCCCAGCTTTATTCGGGTGAAGAAGTGGTGGTAAAGGTTCAGCGCCCGGGTTTGCTGAAACTGTTTGAAATTGACCTGAAAATTCTAAAGGGAATCACTCGGTATTTCCAGAATCATCCGGACTGGGGGAGAGGTCGGGACTGGTTGGGGATTTACGACGAATGTTGTCGAATTCTTTACGAAGAAGTTGATTACCTCAATGAAGGTCGTAATGCTGACACCTTTCGCCGAAATTTCCGGCATGAATCGTGGGTTCATGTTCCCAGGGTTTATTGGCGCTATACCTCACCCAGAATTTTGACACTGGAATATCTTCCTGGAATCAAAATTAGCCATTACGAGGCATTAGAAGCAGCCGGGTTAAATCGCAAGGAACTGGCTCAAATGGGCGCACGGGCTTATCTGCATCAGCTTTTGAATGATGGCTTCTTTCATGCTGATCCCCATCCCGGTAATATTGCGGCCAGCCCGGATGGAACGCTAATTTTCTACGATTTCGGCATGATGGGGCGGGTTAAGCTGGTGACCCGTGAAAAACTGCTGGAAACATTTTTTGGCATTGCCCAGAAAGATGCAGACCGGGTGGTCAATTCGCTGGTTGATTTGGGGGCACTTGCTCCGACGGATGATATGGGACCGGTGCGGCGTTCCATACAGTTTATGTTAGACAACTTTATGGATAAGCCGTTTGAAAACCAGTCTGTGAGTGAAATCAGCGATGATCTTTATGAGATTGCCTACGGACAACCCTTTCGCTTTCCAGCCACGTTTACATTTGTAATGCGAGCATTTTCGACTTTAGAGGGAGTCGGCAAAGGGCTGGACCCTGAGTTTAACTTTATGGAGGTTGCAAAACCTTTTGCAATACAGATTATGTCGAATGGAAATCCTTCATCGGAAGCAAGCAGTATCTTGGGTGAACTGAGCCGCCAGGCAGCTCAGGTGGGCAATACGGCGTTAGGGTTGCCACGCCGGATTGAGGAAACTCTGGATAAGCTGGAGCGGGGAGATGTTCGCGTCCGCGTGAGAGCGATTGAAACAGACCGAATTTTGCGCCGTTTGAGTGGCGTTAATATGGGCACTAACTATACCCTTTTGGTCTGTACGTTCACGCTATCAGCTACCATCATCCTGGCAACAGGGAATGGCTGGTGGGCAATCATTCCAGCCATTGCTGCGATTTTTGCTGCGATCGCCCTGATTCGCCTGCTGATTCGTTTAGATCGATCGGAACGAACCCCCTGA
- a CDS encoding Stp1/IreP family PP2C-type Ser/Thr phosphatase encodes MKRLFTGLTDVGLLRSVNQDAYYIDPDGRFFIVADGMGGHAGGQEASRIATQTIQDYLLDHWLSIEPSASLLEGAFLAANRAILQDQRTHPERSDMGTTAVVVIFREEQPWCAHTGDSRLYRLRGAKLEQITEDHTLVARLMKFGEITPDQARVHPLRHVLAQCLGREDLQQIDIQPLQVQPGDRLLLCSDGLTEELSDQLIASHLKSIRACEKAAAALINAAKDRGGRDNITVVIVAIDGLSRNDP; translated from the coding sequence ATGAAACGTCTCTTCACGGGTCTGACAGATGTAGGACTCTTGCGTTCTGTTAATCAGGATGCCTATTACATTGATCCTGATGGACGCTTTTTCATCGTGGCGGATGGGATGGGGGGGCATGCGGGGGGGCAAGAAGCCAGCCGAATCGCAACCCAAACAATCCAGGATTATCTGTTAGACCACTGGTTGTCGATCGAACCCTCAGCTTCTTTATTAGAGGGTGCTTTTTTGGCTGCCAATCGGGCAATCTTACAGGATCAGCGCACCCATCCGGAGCGTTCTGATATGGGTACAACCGCAGTGGTGGTGATTTTTCGAGAGGAGCAACCCTGGTGTGCCCATACGGGAGACTCCCGCCTGTACCGATTACGGGGTGCCAAACTGGAGCAGATTACGGAAGACCATACTCTGGTCGCTCGGTTGATGAAATTTGGCGAAATCACCCCCGATCAGGCAAGGGTACACCCGCTTCGCCATGTTTTAGCCCAGTGTCTTGGACGAGAAGACCTCCAACAGATCGATATACAACCACTTCAGGTACAACCTGGAGATCGTCTATTGTTATGTAGCGATGGTTTAACGGAAGAACTGTCAGACCAATTAATTGCCTCCCATCTGAAATCGATTCGCGCCTGCGAAAAAGCCGCTGCCGCTCTAATCAACGCTGCCAAAGACCGGGGTGGACGGGATAATATTACGGTGGTAATTGTGGCGATCGACGGGTTAAGCCGAAATGATCCCTAG
- a CDS encoding AI-2E family transporter, translating into MHKGKLLHLWGTLPPFAKILLIIFAAPLLVINAWAIAAIAEYFHSLVVVLIGASLFAFLLNYPIRFMEQRGANRGRAAIIVFLLAVSVVLAVGVTLLPITLHQAEQLVNSLPHWIDSGKHQLTNLSDQFRNSGLPLNPDTVTQQIGDPLKTELQSLGKSALSIAGLTFTSLLDFLLTIVLSFYLIQHGDQIWDSLIVWFPAEMRLPFSQTLRLSFQNFFLGQLIMASSLGVTLTIVFLLLGVPFGLLFGLMIGTMALIPFGGTVGIALVTLLVVLRDFGLGLKVLLACVLVQQIFENLIAPRILGKVTGLNPFWVLLSILAGARIGGLLGVIVAVPIAVIIKSALVALRISRTETYPVGVEPVPNLTTPASPADISPAREGKRLTNSPPSDDPIEPNG; encoded by the coding sequence ATGCATAAGGGCAAGCTACTACACCTCTGGGGAACTCTCCCGCCCTTCGCGAAAATCCTACTTATTATTTTTGCGGCTCCCTTACTGGTCATTAATGCCTGGGCAATCGCGGCGATCGCAGAATATTTCCATTCCCTCGTTGTCGTTCTAATTGGGGCATCGCTATTTGCGTTTTTGCTGAACTATCCCATTCGTTTTATGGAGCAGCGGGGCGCGAATCGAGGACGGGCAGCCATTATTGTTTTTTTACTGGCGGTTTCGGTCGTGTTGGCAGTAGGAGTTACATTATTGCCCATTACTCTCCACCAGGCAGAACAGTTAGTAAACTCCTTACCCCACTGGATCGATTCTGGAAAACACCAGCTAACAAATTTGAGTGATCAGTTTAGAAACTCTGGGTTGCCCTTAAACCCAGACACCGTGACTCAGCAAATTGGCGATCCGCTAAAAACTGAGTTGCAAAGCCTGGGTAAAAGTGCGTTGAGCATTGCCGGGCTGACCTTCACCAGTTTGTTGGACTTTCTCCTGACAATTGTGCTCTCGTTTTATCTGATCCAACATGGTGATCAAATTTGGGACAGCCTCATCGTCTGGTTTCCAGCAGAGATGCGCCTGCCATTTTCCCAAACCCTACGGCTTAGCTTCCAAAATTTCTTTTTGGGTCAGCTAATTATGGCAAGCAGCCTGGGGGTAACGCTGACGATCGTCTTCCTGCTGCTGGGAGTGCCCTTTGGACTGCTGTTTGGGTTGATGATTGGGACAATGGCACTCATCCCCTTTGGGGGTACAGTTGGGATTGCGCTGGTCACACTGCTGGTTGTCCTGCGAGATTTTGGATTGGGGCTAAAAGTTCTCCTCGCCTGCGTTCTCGTTCAACAGATTTTTGAGAATTTGATTGCTCCTCGCATTCTCGGTAAGGTGACGGGACTGAACCCGTTTTGGGTACTGCTTTCGATTTTAGCGGGAGCCAGGATTGGGGGGCTGTTAGGAGTAATTGTTGCAGTGCCGATCGCGGTCATCATCAAAAGTGCCCTGGTCGCCCTGCGAATTTCCAGAACTGAGACCTATCCGGTTGGGGTTGAACCTGTTCCGAATCTGACTACTCCAGCATCACCAGCAGATATTTCCCCAGCCAGGGAAGGGAAGAGATTGACGAATTCACCTCCCTCTGATGACCCCATCGAACCAAACGGCTGA
- a CDS encoding YajQ family cyclic di-GMP-binding protein, translating to MAATFSFDIVSDFDRQELVNALDQTTREIQSRYDLKDTKTTLELGEQTITVNTDSEFTLDAVHTLLQTKAAKRNLSLKIFDYGKVESASGNRVRQEITLRKGISQEIAKQITKLLRDEFKKIQASIQGDAVRVSAKSKDELQAVIQRLKQEDLPVALQFTNYR from the coding sequence ATGGCTGCAACCTTCTCCTTCGACATCGTGAGTGACTTCGATCGTCAAGAACTGGTCAACGCCCTCGACCAAACGACGCGAGAGATTCAAAGTCGGTATGACCTCAAAGACACAAAAACGACCCTGGAACTGGGCGAACAGACGATTACGGTTAACACCGACAGCGAATTTACCCTGGATGCAGTTCATACCCTCCTGCAAACCAAAGCTGCCAAACGCAATCTGTCCCTAAAAATCTTTGACTATGGCAAAGTAGAATCTGCCAGCGGCAATCGTGTCCGGCAGGAAATTACCCTCAGAAAAGGCATCAGTCAGGAGATCGCCAAACAGATCACCAAACTCCTTCGGGATGAGTTTAAAAAGATCCAGGCATCGATTCAGGGGGATGCGGTACGGGTCAGTGCCAAATCTAAGGACGAACTGCAAGCGGTCATTCAACGCTTGAAGCAGGAAGACCTTCCAGTGGCTCTACAATTCACGAACTATCGCTAA